ACGCGATTAATCGCGTCTGTACAAGAATTAGAAGTAGAGACGCGATTCATCGCGTCTGTATAAGAGTGAGGAGTTTTATCTCCCCCTGCCCCTCTGCCCACCCGTCCCATCGCGTTAATTTCAAGAGGTGCTGATGGTTGCAGCAACCGATTTCAAAGATTATTACGAAATTCTGGGTGTCAGTAAGAACGCCACTCCGGAGGATATCAAAAAAGCCTACCGGAAATTGGCACGGAAATATCACCCGGACTTAAATCCTAACGATAAGCAAGCCGAAGCGCGGTTCAAAGAAATTAACGAAGCTAATGAAGTGCTGTCCGACCCAGCAAAACGCCAGAAGTATGACCAGTATGGTCAGTACTGGCAACAGGCTGCGGCGGGTGCACCTCCACCCAGAGGGGCGGGTACACAAGGCTATGACTTTAGCCAGTATAGCAACTTTAATGATTTCATTGATGAATTGCTGGGAGGGTTAGGTCGCAGTGGCGGTCGTACAAGGCAGCGCGGAGCTAATTATCGCACTACAAGAAGACCAGAAGGATTCCGGGACTACGTAGATTTTGGGTATGGAGAAGACCCCTCCAGCCGCTTCACTGATATTCCCGCACAGGATACGGAAGCGGCGATCGCTCTCACTTTTTCTGAAGCATTTCATGGTACACAGAAGCGCCTACAAATTGATGGGGAAACCATCACTGTTCGTATTCCGCCGGGTGTGAAACCGGGAAGCCGCATTCGGGTAAAAGGCAAAGGACAGATGAGTCCTTTTAACCAGCAACGCGGCGATCTTTATCTGTCGATTGAATTATTGCCTCATCCTTTCTTCAAATTTGAGGGCGACAATCTTGCCTGTGAAGTACCTGTCAGCCCAGAAGAAGCAGTGCTTGGCGCACAAATAGATGTTCCTACGCCCGATGGCAAGGTAACGATGAAGATTCCGGCTGGTGTGGATTCCGGCCAAGCACTGCGGCTACGTGGCAAGGGCTGGCGCGATCCAAAAGGCAATCGTACCGCTTTGATTGTGCGGTTAAAAATTGTAACACCCAAAGATTTGAGTCCCCAAGAAAGAGAGTGCTATGAAAAATTGCGACAAGTTAGCAGTTTTAATCCCCGTCAAGGCTTAGAAGAGGTGCGGTTATGATTTCTAACCTGAGCTTGTCTAGTGTGGTTTGGTCAGAAGCAGGCGATCGCCTTTATAGTTTCGAACAAGTCGCTTACCTCACCCAAACCTCGGTTTTATTACTAGAACGATTTGCCCGCCTGGGACTAATTGAACCTGTAGGAATCATGCTGCGCCGACAGGATATGTTTCGCGTTGTGCAGATTCAAAGGTTGCACCGCGATCTGAACTTGAATTGGGTCGGAGCAGCAATGGTGCTAGATATGGTAACTGAAATTGACCAACTCAAGGCGCAACTGCGTGCCTACCGTGCTGAATTACAAATTCGTAATTAAGAGCGTTAACAAAATAATTTATTTCTCAGCTAAGGGGCACGATTATGCAACCAACAAATCCCGAGCAATTTACCGAAAAAGCCTGGGAAGCCCTTGTTCGTACTCCCGAAATTGCCAAACAGTTTCAGCATCAGCAGATTGAGAGCGAACATTTGATGCTAGCGCTACTGGAACAGGAAGGACTCGCCAGTTCTATTTTCAACAAAGCCGGGGTAAATGTTCAAAAACTACACGAGCGCACTATCGACTTCATCAACCGTCAGCCCAAAGTATCGGGGGCTAGCAGTGGTTCGGTATACATCGGACACAGTTTAGAGAGGCTGCTCGATCGCGCCGAACAATACCGCAAAGAGTTTGGTGATGAATATATTTCTATTGAACATTTAATACTTGCCTTTGCCAAAGACGATCGCTTTGGTAAAGGGTTGTTTCAAGAATTTGGACTGGATGAAAAAAAACTCCGCAACATCATTCAACAGATTCGAGGGAGTCAAAAAGTGACAGATCAAAACCCGGAAGTTAAATATGAAGCGCTAGAAAAATACGGGCGCGATTTAACCCAATTGGCACATGAGGGCATACTCGACCCAGTGATTGGACGAGATGAAGAAATTCGCCGCACGATTCAAATCCTTTCTCGTCGGACTAAAAATAACCCCGTGCTGATTGGTGAACCCGGTGTCGGTAAAACGGCAATTGTAGAAGGATTAGCGCAGCGCATTGTCAGTGGTGATGTCCCGGAATCATTGCGCGTTGGCATAGCCGGCCGTAGGCATCGCAAACTAATAGCTTTAGACATGGGTGCGTTAATTGCCGGAGCCAAATACCGGGGAGAATTTGAAGAACGCCTGAAAGCTGTCTTAAAAGAAATCCAAGAAGCACAGGGACAAATCGTCTTGTTCATTGACGAAATTCACACTGTAGTTGGTGCGGGTGCAACGCAAGGATCGATGGATGCTAGCAACTTGCTCAAGCCGATGCTCGCTCGCGGCGAACTGCGCTGTATTGGTGCCACCACGCTAGATGAATACCGCAAGTACATTGAAAAAGATGCGGCTTTGGAACGTCGTTTTCAGCAGGTATATGTCGATCAGCCCAGTGTGGAAGATACCATCTCAATTCTGCGCGGTTTGAAAGAGCGCTACGAGTTACACCACGGCGTGAAGATTTCTGATAGTGCGTTAGTTGCGGCAGCTACTCTGTCTGCGAGATATATTAGCGATCGCTTCCTACCCGACAAAGCTATTGATTTGGTGGATGAAGCTGCGGCTAAACTAAAAATGGAAATTACTTCCAAACCAGAAGAATTAGACGAAATCGATCGCAAAATTCTGCAACTGGAAATGGAGCGGCTGTCACTGCAAAAAGAAACAGACAGTGCTTCCAGAGAGCGTTTAGAACGGCTGGAGAGAGAACTTGCAGAGTTAAAAGAACGCCAAGATGCCCTCAATGCTCAATGGCAAGCAGAGAAGCAAATCATCGATCGCATTCGCCAAATTAGACAAGAGATTGAGCGTGTCAATGTAGAAATTCAGCAAGCCGAACGCGATTACGACCTCAACCGGGCAGCAGAATTGAAATACAGCAAACTCACTGAGCTGCAACGACAACTAAAAGAAGCCGAAGCGCGACTAGCCCAAATCCAGACTAGCGGTAAATCTCTGTTGCGCGAAGAAGTCACCGAAGCTGACATTGCCGAAATTATCTCCAAGTGGACGGGTATTCCGGTGAGCAGACTGGTTGAATCGGAAATGCAAAAACTCTTGCATCTGGAAGAAGAGCTACATAAACGTGTGATTGGTCAGGACGAAGCTGTAAGAGCTGTTGCCGATGCAATTCAACGTTCCCGTGCTGGGTTGGCAGACCCGAATCGTCCCATTGCTAGCTTTATTTTCTTAGGCCCGACCGGGGTGGGAAAAACAGAACTGGCAAAAGCTTTAGCGGAATATCTGTTTGATACCGAAGATGCACTGGTGCGGATCGATATGTCCGAATACATGGAGAAACACGCTGTTGCCCGTCTCATCGGTGCGCCTCCAGGTTACGTGGGCTATGAAGAAGGCGGACAACTCACCGAAGCGATTCGCCGCCGACCTTATTCTGTAATTCTGTTTGACGAAATTGAGAAAGCTCATCCTGATGTATTCAACGTCCTGCTGCAAATCCTGGATGATGGTCGCCTAACTGATTCTCAGGGACGCACAGTAGATTTTAAAAATACGATCGCGATTATGACCAGCAATATTGGTTCAATATACATTTTGGATGTGGCAGGAGACGATAGCAAGTACGAACAAATGCGCGATCGCGTCATGGAAGCAGTGCGAGAAAGTTTCCGCCCCGAATTCCTCAACCGCATTGATGAAATCATTATTTTCCACAGCTTGCGGAAGGACGAGTTGCGCGAAATTGTCAAACTACAAGTGCAGCGTTTAGAGGAGCGACTGCGCGAGCGTAAACTCTCGCTCAAAATCTCCGACCAGGCTCTCGATTGGATTGTTCAGGTCGGTTATGACCCAGTTTACGGTGCTCGTCCCCTGAAGCGGGCGATTCAGCGAGAACTAGAAACTCCGATTGCCAAAGCGATTCTACGCGGCGAGTTCCACGAAGGTGACACAATCTACGTCCATGTGGAACACGAACGACTGGTGTTGAAGCGCTTATCACCTGAACTGGTCAATGCTTAGAGGGGGCAGAGGAGCACAAGGGAGAGATAACTCTTGTACAGACAAGGGTTAATCGTGTCTCTCTTTCAAGATTTAACAACATATCAAAACATTTTTGGAAAAGCTATGACTTCTGAAGATTTTAGAGAAACCAGAACAAATTCAGCATTGCCAATTGTCTTAGGTGTTTTGATGATTCTGCTGGGAATTGCAGCGATCGCAGAACCATTTATTGCCACTATTGCCATCACAATCGTATTCTCCTGGACTTTAATTATTGCTGGCATCGTCCGAATTGTTCATGCATTTCAATCACGTCACAAACGAGGCTTCTGGACAACACTAGTAGTTGGTATTCTATACGTAATTGGTGGGATTTTGTTGATTAGCAACATCTTTGGTGCTGCACTCTCTCTCACCTTAGCTTTTGGATTTATCATTTTTATTGAGGGTGTATTGGAGGTGATTGCAGCATTTGAAATGCGTCGAGATCCAAACTGGGGTTGGGTACTATTTAGCGGAATCATGGCTATTATTCTAGGGATTTTTATTCTCTATCAATGGCCTGTCAGCGCAGTTTGGGTATTGGGAGTATTTGTAGGGATTAATTTTTTGTTGACGGGTGTTTGGATGATCATGCTTTCATTAGCTTCTCGTAGTCTTCCTGACCATAGGGCAAGAGTTTAAAGCAGTTATCAGTTATCAGTTATCAAAGTTTGAGTTGGGGTCTAAATCTCCAACTCAAACGTAGCACGCAATAGTGGTGAGGAACTTTGACTCCCAACTGAAAAAAAGTTTACTGTTAACTATTTACTAATTTGTTGAAATAACTTTCGGTTTTATTGGTGAGCTAGTGCTGCCTCACTGAAATAAGGATAATATGATTACAACAGATAACAAGCA
The Nostoc punctiforme PCC 73102 genome window above contains:
- a CDS encoding DnaJ C-terminal domain-containing protein, which gives rise to MVAATDFKDYYEILGVSKNATPEDIKKAYRKLARKYHPDLNPNDKQAEARFKEINEANEVLSDPAKRQKYDQYGQYWQQAAAGAPPPRGAGTQGYDFSQYSNFNDFIDELLGGLGRSGGRTRQRGANYRTTRRPEGFRDYVDFGYGEDPSSRFTDIPAQDTEAAIALTFSEAFHGTQKRLQIDGETITVRIPPGVKPGSRIRVKGKGQMSPFNQQRGDLYLSIELLPHPFFKFEGDNLACEVPVSPEEAVLGAQIDVPTPDGKVTMKIPAGVDSGQALRLRGKGWRDPKGNRTALIVRLKIVTPKDLSPQERECYEKLRQVSSFNPRQGLEEVRL
- a CDS encoding chaperone modulator CbpM; this translates as MISNLSLSSVVWSEAGDRLYSFEQVAYLTQTSVLLLERFARLGLIEPVGIMLRRQDMFRVVQIQRLHRDLNLNWVGAAMVLDMVTEIDQLKAQLRAYRAELQIRN
- a CDS encoding HdeD family acid-resistance protein, with amino-acid sequence MTSEDFRETRTNSALPIVLGVLMILLGIAAIAEPFIATIAITIVFSWTLIIAGIVRIVHAFQSRHKRGFWTTLVVGILYVIGGILLISNIFGAALSLTLAFGFIIFIEGVLEVIAAFEMRRDPNWGWVLFSGIMAIILGIFILYQWPVSAVWVLGVFVGINFLLTGVWMIMLSLASRSLPDHRARV
- the clpB gene encoding ATP-dependent chaperone ClpB, translated to MQPTNPEQFTEKAWEALVRTPEIAKQFQHQQIESEHLMLALLEQEGLASSIFNKAGVNVQKLHERTIDFINRQPKVSGASSGSVYIGHSLERLLDRAEQYRKEFGDEYISIEHLILAFAKDDRFGKGLFQEFGLDEKKLRNIIQQIRGSQKVTDQNPEVKYEALEKYGRDLTQLAHEGILDPVIGRDEEIRRTIQILSRRTKNNPVLIGEPGVGKTAIVEGLAQRIVSGDVPESLRVGIAGRRHRKLIALDMGALIAGAKYRGEFEERLKAVLKEIQEAQGQIVLFIDEIHTVVGAGATQGSMDASNLLKPMLARGELRCIGATTLDEYRKYIEKDAALERRFQQVYVDQPSVEDTISILRGLKERYELHHGVKISDSALVAAATLSARYISDRFLPDKAIDLVDEAAAKLKMEITSKPEELDEIDRKILQLEMERLSLQKETDSASRERLERLERELAELKERQDALNAQWQAEKQIIDRIRQIRQEIERVNVEIQQAERDYDLNRAAELKYSKLTELQRQLKEAEARLAQIQTSGKSLLREEVTEADIAEIISKWTGIPVSRLVESEMQKLLHLEEELHKRVIGQDEAVRAVADAIQRSRAGLADPNRPIASFIFLGPTGVGKTELAKALAEYLFDTEDALVRIDMSEYMEKHAVARLIGAPPGYVGYEEGGQLTEAIRRRPYSVILFDEIEKAHPDVFNVLLQILDDGRLTDSQGRTVDFKNTIAIMTSNIGSIYILDVAGDDSKYEQMRDRVMEAVRESFRPEFLNRIDEIIIFHSLRKDELREIVKLQVQRLEERLRERKLSLKISDQALDWIVQVGYDPVYGARPLKRAIQRELETPIAKAILRGEFHEGDTIYVHVEHERLVLKRLSPELVNA